The genomic interval GCGAAGTGTGGCTCGAAGGCAAACTCGTCAAACTCCGCCCGACGGAATATCGTTTGCTCTATCACCTCGTGCAGAACGCGGGCTGGGTCGTCACGCACGATCAAATCCTCGTTAAAGTGTGGGGCTATGAATACCGCGACGAGCCGCATTACGTCCGCCTCTACATCAATTATCTTCGCCAAAAACTCGAGAAAGACCCCGCCAACCCGAAGTACATTCTCACGGAGCGCGGCGTCGGCTATCGCTTTGTGGATTACAAGCGGCAAAAAGCGTAACGCGAGACTGCGAAGCGTCTCGCATTCCATGAACGGATCAAATAAATTTCACCTTGTACGATAATCTCATACGAATCATTGACAAAAAGCCTGCGTGAATCTAACGCGGGCTTTTTATAGTTGGGGCAGATAATTCAACCAACCAGAAAGGATGATTACCATGTCAAACTTAATTCGATGGGAACCTGCTCGTGAAATGATGACCCTGCGCGAGGCGATGAGTCACTTGTTCGATGACGCGTACACACGCCCGCTCACCCTCAGGGACGGCTGGTCTGTGCCTGCGGTCGACATGTACCAAACCGACGACGATGTGGTCGTGAAGGCTTCGCTCCCCGGCTTCAAAGCCGAAGAAGTGCAGATCAACATCACCGGCGAGATCCTCACCCTGCGCGGCGAGATGAGGCACGAGGAGGAGAAGAACGATAAAGCCTGGCATATCCGCGAACAACGCTGGGGCTCGTTCGAGCGCGCGCTCGCCCTCCCGACGGATGTGATCTCCGACAAGGCAAAAGCCGAGTTCGAGAACGGCATCCTCACCATCACCCTGCCGAAGGCGGAAGAGGTGAAGCCGAAGACGATCACCGTGAAGGCGAAGTAAATTTTGTAGAGCGAGACGCGCAAAACGTCTCGCTCTATGCTTTTAGGGAGTGGCGAAACCGGTGTGTAGAAGTTTTCTTCGCCACAGAGATCGCCGAGTCCATTGAGAGAAGATCTCAAAATCTCTGCGCGTTCTGTGGTTTTACATGCCTTTATCGCCATTCCCTGCTTTTTAAGGGGATAAACCCAAAAGGGAGAAAACGCTTCAGAGCGGGAATCAATTTCCCCGTCGGGTTGAAGCGGTTTGTCATCTTGGGGTAAAATTCAGCCATGCCAAAGGGACCCATCAAACAACGCGTTTTGCTCGTGGACGATCATGAAGTGGTGCGGGTCGGGTTGCGCTCGCTGTTGGAGCGGCATCAGCAGTTCGATGTGGTGGGGGAGGCGGGGTCGGCGCGCGAAGCCATCCAAAAAACGGATTTGCTGAAGCCGGACGTGGTGGTGATGGATATCCGCCTGCCGGGCACGTCGGGGATCGAAGCCTGCGAACAGATCGTGACGAAACACCCGAAGATCAAGGTGATCATGCTCACTTCGTATGCCGAGGATGAGATGTTGTTTTCGGCGATCCGCGCCGGGGCTTCGGGGTATGTGTTGAAGCAGATCGGGAGCGACGACCTGGTGAAGGCGCTCGAAGCGGTGGGACGCGGCGAGGCGCTGCTCGACCCAGCGGTGACTCAGCGAGTCTTTCAGGAAGTGCGGCGCGCGGTGAAGAACGAGGAGGCTTCGGCTTTTTCGCATTTAAGCCAGCAGGAGAAGCATGTGCTGTTGCTGGTTTCGGAGGGGCGCACGAACCGCGAGATCGCCAAGCAATTGTTTTTAGGCGAAGGCACGGTGCGGAATTATGTTTCATCTATTCTCTCGAAGTTAAATGTGAATAACCGCGCCGAAGCCGCGGCGTATGCGGTGGAACATAATTTGAAGGAATATATCGCGGTGTAGTTTGACTG from Candidatus Defluviilinea gracilis carries:
- a CDS encoding Hsp20/alpha crystallin family protein, whose translation is MSNLIRWEPAREMMTLREAMSHLFDDAYTRPLTLRDGWSVPAVDMYQTDDDVVVKASLPGFKAEEVQINITGEILTLRGEMRHEEEKNDKAWHIREQRWGSFERALALPTDVISDKAKAEFENGILTITLPKAEEVKPKTITVKAK
- a CDS encoding response regulator transcription factor; translation: MPKGPIKQRVLLVDDHEVVRVGLRSLLERHQQFDVVGEAGSAREAIQKTDLLKPDVVVMDIRLPGTSGIEACEQIVTKHPKIKVIMLTSYAEDEMLFSAIRAGASGYVLKQIGSDDLVKALEAVGRGEALLDPAVTQRVFQEVRRAVKNEEASAFSHLSQQEKHVLLLVSEGRTNREIAKQLFLGEGTVRNYVSSILSKLNVNNRAEAAAYAVEHNLKEYIAV